Proteins encoded together in one Papaver somniferum cultivar HN1 unplaced genomic scaffold, ASM357369v1 unplaced-scaffold_21, whole genome shotgun sequence window:
- the LOC113339942 gene encoding uncharacterized protein LOC113339942, which produces MARTSLVISSIAFAAFIMLSIAQMALGVSRLDQVVAVSGPSETEQAGVNAAHGMVDVQKTRYTLVNLDKGEATRGGKDSASFLNGLAKENNAGALVVNAEKGRVENHGHTGVNIGNGLADVNDDGIRAVDLQNGKVYEGEETGVKVANGLAGVKIGRHTEADLNKGKVEKGRETTVNEGNESGEVPAYTNSPVPEKSYPANNKNVNGSYN; this is translated from the exons ATGGCAAGAACAAGTTTGGTCATTAGCAGTATTGCCTTCGCTGCTTTCATTATGTTGTCTATTGCAC AGATGGCATTAGGAGTTTCAAGACTCGATCAAGTGGTCGCTGTGTCTGGGCCATCCGAGACGGAGCAAGCTGGGGTAAACGCGGCGCACGGGATGGTGGATGTGCAGAAAACTAGGTATACACTAGTGAACTTAGACAAAGGTGAGGCAACTAGGGGTGGAAAAGACAGTGCAAGTTTCCTGAATGGATTGGCCAAGGAAAACAACGCTGGAGCGCTCGTTGTGAATGCAGAGAAGGGTCGAGTGGAAAATCATGGGCACACTGGAGTGAACATTGGGAACGGGTTAGCAGACGTGAACGACGATGGCATTAGAGCGGTTGACTTGCAAAATGGCAAGGTATACGAGGGTGAGGAAACTGGGGTGAAGGTAGCGAACGGCTTAGCTGGCGTGAAAATCGGTAGACACACAGAAGCCGACCTAAATAAAGGTAAGGTAGAAAAGGGTAGGGAAACCACTGTGAACGAAGGCAACGAATCCGGTGAAGTTCCAGCATATACGAATAGCCCGGTGCCAGAAAAATCTTATCCAGCAAATAACAAAAATGTCAATGGAAGCTACAACTAA
- the LOC113339637 gene encoding uncharacterized protein LOC113339637 — protein sequence MAGAGWICRNEHGTLIMAMETPLGKTTAIVADTWALLLAVRMAAIKEWNTIQFESDSTTLLTLVSKDPSEAPWIIRTLLQEIQQHLRLLQTYVITHTYREANQAADGLADFAAKKQLQHGIGISNRTSTHI from the coding sequence ATGGCTGGAGCGGGTTGGATCTGCAGAAATGAACATGGTACGTTGATTATGGCTATGGAAACACCACTTGGAAAAACGACAGCAATCGTGGCAGATACATGGGCATTACTACTAGCTGTGAGGATGGCGGCCATCAAAGAATGGAACACCATCCAATTCGAATCAGACTCAACGACGCTGTTAACACTTGTCTCGAAGGACCCCTCTGAGGCACCTTGGATCATACGAACTTTGCTACAAGAAATACAACAACATCTCCGTTTACTGCAGACGTATGTGATAACACACACATATAGGGAAGCGAATCAAGCGGCGGATGGACTTGCAGACTTTGCAGCAAAAAAACAATTACAACACGGGATTGGAATCAGTAACAGAACATCAACCCACATATAG
- the LOC113339260 gene encoding eukaryotic translation initiation factor 3 subunit K-like: MGKETSPKQTMAYTVEQLVALNPYNPDILPDLEAYVNEQVSSESYSLDANLCLLRLYQFEPERMSTQIVARILVKALMAMPAPDFSLCLFLIPERVQMDEQFKALIMLSHYLETARFRQFWDEAAKNRSIVEVVPGFEQAIQNYAIHALSLTYQKVPRAVLAEAINIEGPAFDKFLEHQVANYGWVVEKSQGRGQVIVLPRTEFNHPELKKSSSDGIPLENITKIFPILG; this comes from the exons ATGGGTAAAGAGACTAGTCCAAAGCAGACGATGGCTTACACTGTTGAACAACTTGTTGCATTGAATCCATACAATCCAGATATTCTTCCCGATCTTGAAGCTTATGTTAATGAACAG GTTTCATCAGAATCATACAGTTTGGATGCGAATCTATGCCTTCTTAGACTCTATCAG TTTGAACCAGAGCGAATGAGTACCCAGATTGTTGCTCGTATCTTAGTGAAG GCACTTATGGCAATGCCAGCTccagattttagcctttgtctcTTCTTGATTCCAGAAAGAGTG CAAATGGATGAGCAGTTCAAGGCTTTGATCATGCTTTCTCATTATCTGGAG aCTGCAAGATTCCGTCAGTTCTGGGATGAGGCCGCAAAGAACCGTAGCATTGTTGAAGTTGTGCCAG GTTTTGAGCAAGCAATCCAAAATTATGCAATTCATGCTCTCTCCTTGACGTATCAAAAGGTTCCAAGGGCTGTACTTGCGGAG gcCATCAACATTGAAGGTCCTGCATTCGACAAGTTCTTAGAGCACCAGGTAGCCAACTACGGTTGGGTTGTTGAGAAGAGCCAAGGCCGGGGTCAGGTCATTGTCCTCCCTCGCACTGAGTTTAATCATCCAGAGCTCAAGAAAAGCTCATCTGACGGTATTCCATTGGAAAACATTACCAAGATCTTCCCCATTCTTGGCTAA